The following are from one region of the Streptomyces decoyicus genome:
- the mycP gene encoding type VII secretion-associated serine protease mycosin yields the protein MTKTVLRGTALALASAALAVLPAVPARADALRAQEWALQAVHAQQAWRTTKGEGITVAVLDTGVDANHPDLAGQVLPEQDLVGFGAGSGDDAWARHGTGMASIIAGHGHGAGREDGVLGLAPAARILPVRVILEDSDPQRERARSEKAGALADGIRWAADHGADVINMSLGDDSESAHPEPREDAAIQYALGKGIPVVASAGNGGQKGNHVSYPAAYPGVIAATAVTHLGGRARFSTRHWYATVSAPGFDIVMADTDDGYLSGWGTSPAAAFVSGAIALIRSAHPDLSPAQIRRLLTSTAQDSPDGGRDDDYGAGLIDPAAALDAAADLKPTPQKPAPAGYTTRYFGPGPTADADDTPVNWLPWAAGAAGLGLVAAAVVLWRGRPARP from the coding sequence ATGACGAAGACCGTGCTGCGCGGCACCGCCCTCGCACTGGCCTCCGCGGCACTCGCCGTACTGCCCGCCGTACCCGCACGGGCCGACGCCCTCCGCGCCCAGGAGTGGGCCCTCCAGGCCGTCCACGCCCAGCAGGCCTGGCGCACCACCAAGGGCGAGGGCATCACCGTCGCCGTCCTGGACACCGGTGTGGACGCCAACCACCCCGACCTCGCCGGCCAGGTGCTGCCCGAGCAGGACCTGGTCGGCTTCGGTGCCGGGTCCGGAGACGACGCATGGGCCCGGCACGGCACCGGAATGGCCAGCATCATCGCAGGCCACGGCCATGGCGCCGGCCGCGAGGACGGAGTGCTCGGGCTCGCCCCGGCCGCCAGGATCCTGCCGGTCCGGGTGATCCTCGAAGACAGCGACCCGCAGCGCGAGCGGGCCCGCTCCGAGAAGGCGGGCGCTCTCGCCGACGGCATCCGCTGGGCCGCCGACCACGGCGCCGACGTGATCAACATGTCGCTGGGCGACGACAGCGAATCCGCGCACCCCGAGCCGCGCGAGGACGCCGCCATCCAGTACGCCCTCGGCAAGGGCATCCCCGTCGTCGCCTCCGCCGGAAACGGCGGCCAGAAAGGCAACCACGTCTCCTACCCGGCCGCCTACCCGGGCGTCATCGCGGCCACCGCCGTCACCCATCTGGGCGGCCGCGCCCGCTTTTCCACCCGCCACTGGTACGCCACGGTCAGCGCACCCGGCTTCGACATCGTCATGGCCGACACCGACGACGGCTATCTCTCGGGCTGGGGCACCAGCCCCGCCGCGGCCTTCGTCTCCGGCGCCATCGCCCTGATCCGCTCCGCACACCCCGACCTGAGCCCGGCCCAGATCCGCCGGCTGCTCACCTCCACCGCCCAGGACAGCCCCGACGGCGGCCGCGACGACGACTACGGCGCCGGCCTGATCGACCCCGCGGCCGCCCTCGATGCCGCGGCAGACCTCAAGCCCACCCCGCAGAAGCCGGCCCCCGCCGGCTACACCACCCGCTACTTCGGCCCCGGCCCCACCGCCGACGCCGACGACACCCCCGTCAACTGGCTGCCCTGGGCCGCCGGTGCCGCCGGCCTGGGCCTCGTCGCGGCCGCCGTCGTCCTCTGGCGCGGCCGCCCCGCCCGCCCCTGA